In Luteimonas viscosa, the genomic window CAGGTTGGCGCGGGCGGGGGCGTCCAGGCGTTCGTGGAAGAACTCGCTGAGGTAGATCCGCGGCCTGGCCAGCAGCGACTTGAGGAAGCGGCGCCGGTTGATCCGGAACAGCCAGTCGGGGACGTGGCCGCGGTATTCGGCGGCGATGGCGCGGTCGTAGGCGTCGAACACGTCCGGCCCGGCGCCGAGGATCGCCATGTCGCAATCGAGGAAATGGCAGGTATCGGCCGCGACCGCGGTCTTGCCGAAATCGTGCGGACCGAACTGGCCGTGACGCGCGGTGAGTTCGATCAGTTCGGCCACGCGTCCGGATTCGATGCCCGCATCCGGCAGCCAGCGCGCGATCTCGTCGACCGCGAACCGTGCCGAGCGCGCCTCGTTGTCGCGGCGACCGGCCTCGTACACCGCGTCGTGGTACAGCACCGCCAGCCGCACCTCGTCGGGCTGTACCCAGCCCGGACCAGTTGCGACGGCATCATAGTGGCGCAGCACTTCGCGCACATGTCCGAAATCGTGGTAGGCGCGCGGTGGATCCGCGTACGCGGCTTCGAGCGCCTCGAGCTGTCCCGGCGGCAGCGTGACCACGTGCGCCGTCAGCCCGGTTGCCAGGGACGCACCACCAGCGCCGCGCCCACGATCACCAGCAGCGCGCCGAGCACGCGCACGAAATCCGCCGGCCGCGCCGTTCCGAGCACGCCGAAATGGTCGAGCACCAGCGAGGACACCACCTGGCCGAGCACGACCAGGCAGATCATCGCACCCGCGCCGAGCGTCGGCACCAGCCAGGTGGCCGCGAACACGAACACCGCGCCGATCGCGCCCCCGACCCAGATCCACGCCGGCAGCGCGCCCACCGGCACGGCCGGGAGGAACGGCGTGCGCGTGACGAGGAGCACCAGTCCCAACAGGCAGGTGCCCACCAGGAACGAGACGAACGAGGCATACAGCGCGCCCTGCGTGAGCGCGCCCAGGCGTGCGTTCACCAGCGCCTGCAGCGGCAGCAGCGCGCCGATCACGACCGCCGCCACGATGCCCAGCAATGCCCAGCCCTTCATGCCCGTTTTGCTCCGGAGATCGTTCGTCGGATGTCGGCCAGTCTAGTGGGTCGGGCGTGGAAAGGCCGCATCCATGGCAGTGCGTGCTTGGAAAACACGATCACCGTTCACCGGGTGCGCTTCGCTTACCCGGGCTACCCGGTTGCACCCGCCGCCGCAGAGCGCGCTATCCGCTGGCCGTGCGGTTCCCGATCGACACGCCCACCGCGACGCATCGCACTACCTGTCCGACGGCTGCCGACGCAGCGTGAGCAGCGCCAGCAGCGTGAGTCCCCCCATCGCCGACAGGTACCAGCCCACCGACGCCAGCCCGAAGCGTTCGCCGAGCATGGTCGCGATGTACGGCGCCGGCGAGGCACCGAGGATGCCGGCCAGGTTGAATGCCAGCGAGGCGCCGGTGTAACGCACCGCGGTGGGGAACATCTCGGCCAGGATCGTCCCACAGGGTCCGTAGGTCAGGCCCATCGCGCCCAGTCCCAGCCCGAGGAAGGCCAGCACGCCCCAGTCGCTGCCCGATTCGAGCAGCGGCGCGAACGCGAAGCCGAACGCGATGATCAATATCGTCGCGGCGATCATCGCGTGGCGCCGGCCGAAGCGGTCCGCATACAGCGCCGCCAGCGGAATGGTGACGGCGAAGAACAGCACGCCCAGCATCTGCAACAGAAGGAAATGCTCGCGCGAATAACCCAGCTTCGAGGTGCCCCAGCTCAGCGCGAACACCGTCATCAGGTAGAACAGCACGAAGGTCGCCACCA contains:
- a CDS encoding HD domain-containing protein, producing the protein MTAHVVTLPPGQLEALEAAYADPPRAYHDFGHVREVLRHYDAVATGPGWVQPDEVRLAVLYHDAVYEAGRRDNEARSARFAVDEIARWLPDAGIESGRVAELIELTARHGQFGPHDFGKTAVAADTCHFLDCDMAILGAGPDVFDAYDRAIAAEYRGHVPDWLFRINRRRFLKSLLARPRIYLSEFFHERLDAPARANLRRAITSKR
- a CDS encoding DMT family transporter, with amino-acid sequence MKGWALLGIVAAVVIGALLPLQALVNARLGALTQGALYASFVSFLVGTCLLGLVLLVTRTPFLPAVPVGALPAWIWVGGAIGAVFVFAATWLVPTLGAGAMICLVVLGQVVSSLVLDHFGVLGTARPADFVRVLGALLVIVGAALVVRPWQPG